The Canis lupus familiaris isolate Mischka breed German Shepherd chromosome 5, alternate assembly UU_Cfam_GSD_1.0, whole genome shotgun sequence region ACAGATTACAAATTACTGGCAACGAATCActtcacacattttttaaaaaagtttttatttatttattcgtgagagacagagagagaaagagagagagagagagagagagaggcagagacacaggcagagggagaagcaggctccatgcagggagcccaacgtgggactcaatcccgggtctccaagataaggccctgggctgaaggtggcgctaaaccactgagcccttgggctgcccttattattattattatttttaagattttaaaaattcatttattcatgagagacagagaggcagaaacacaggcagagggagaagcacgctccatgcagggagcccgacgacatgggactcaaacccgggtctccaggatcacgctctgggctgaaggtggcgctaaactgctgagccacccaggctgcccagcaataactattttaaatttgaCTTGGTCTATTTAATAATGggataaatattttaaggatttagCCTCAATGCTTAAACATGGCTAAAAaccagtaaagaaagaaaaaaaaaaacagtaaagactGGATCACTTGTAGCTCAAGCTAAAACTTTGCATTCTaggtgtgaaaaataaaaatagagttttctcaaaataaggacatttatattatttttgagcTTAGAAATGGGTGGGGCTAATGAGATGCTGAAGGAGCCCTGCTCAATGCTTGGCCGAGTTTTCTGAACTGGAAATGGCAGTGTGAAGTCCTGAGTGGCAGTTCATGTCAGATGAAAAGGAAATCTGTTAGGCAAACAAATTAAAACAGGGATCAGcacttggctggttcagtcagtggtgCATGTGACTCCTTCCTGATCccggggttgtaagtttgaactccatgttggatgtagagattacttaaaaaaaaaaaattaaataaaaccttaaaaaaataaaataaaaataagaaaataaaacaggagtcAACCTTGGAACCAAACTACCTTCAATGAGTCATGTAAGCTTCTGAAGAAGTGAAGATTCCTGGaactttattttacataatagGATAATCCCTAAATGGGAGAATCGTGTGTGCCCTGTAGCTCATAGAAATGTCCAggtggggaaccctgggtggcgcagtggtttggcgcctgcctttggcccagggcacgatcctggagacccagggatcgaatcccacatcgggctcctggtgcatggagcctgcttctccctctgcctgtgtctctgcctctctctctctctctctctctctctctgtgactatcataaataaataaaaattaaaaaaagaaaaaaaaagaaatgtccaggtggggcagccccggtggcgcagcggtttggcactgcctgcagcccagggcgtggtcctggagaccctgggtagagtcccacgtcgggctctcagtgtggagcctgcttctccatgtgcctgtgtctctgcctctctctctctctctctctctgtgtctctatgaataaataaataaaatcttaaaaaaaatgtccaagtGGTGAGTCAGCGTACAGTGGTGGCTGCCTGCCAATTAGACCATGTCATCTGCTCCTAACAGTCCAGTGGCACCCATCTGACTTCATTTTCTTGGAGTTAGAGCTCAGTGGTCCTCATGGTAGCCCCAcatttcatctcaagatcctttcccctcatctccctccttctgctccagTCATGCCAAACTCCTGGTGGTTCCTGAGACCACCTGGCACACCCGTCCTTGATgtccctgggctccctgtgaCATTTGCCTCTCCCCAGAAATCTGCATGGTTTGCTTCTTCACCTCATTTAACTCCTGACTAAAGTGTCACCTGGCTACGCTACTTAAGATAGCAACAGTTGCCTGACTGTCtccatcagtagagcatgtgactcttgatcatggggttttgagtttgagccccaagttgggtgtagagattatgtaattaaaaataaaataaaacagcaacagTTGCCTTTAGCTACATAATGTGCTCAAAGCTACTAAAAGGGAAATGGGGTTTAAATCCACTGTCTATATTAAAACccgaatcttaaaaaataaacaaacaaacctggatCTTCTCAGCATTCCATGTTTCCTTGTATaactgttttaaagtttattaaagattttttttaaaggttttgtctagggatccctgggtggcacagcggtttagcgcctgcctttggtgctccggtgcatggagtcctgcttctccctctgcctaaaaaaaaagattttgtctaaaaaaataaataaaagattttattctatttattcatgagagacacagagagaaagagaggcagagacacaggcagagggagaagcaggccccacgcaggggtcccgacgtgggacttgatcccagggtctccaggatctcaccctgggccacctgggctgccctattaaagatttttaaatgggggtacctggggggttcagtccattggacatctgccttcggctcaggtcatgattccagggtcctgggattaagcccccacccctccatgccagggctccctgcttagtggggagtctgcttctccctctctctgcccttcccctagctcatgctctcacactctctctctctttctctcaaataattaaatctttatttttttttttaatttttatttatttatgatagtcacagagagagagagaggcagagacacagtcggagggagaagcaggctccatgcacccggagcccgatgtgggattcgatcccgggtctccaggatcgcgccctgggccaaaggcaggcgccaaaccgctgcgccacccagggatccctttctctcaaataattaaaatctttaaaaaaaagatttgtatagAAGTATATGCATCTTTACAGTGGCTTttgacttttgttgttgtttagaaaCTGTCCAAATgcagtcttaaaattttttttaaattttatttaaattcagttaattaacagtGTATTAGAAGTTCAGTGATCATTAGAGTTCAGCGATTCATCAATTGTATATAACAAATGctgtcttgggacgcctgggtggctcagtggttgggcatctgccttggctcagggcatgatcccagtttagggatcaagtcccgcatcgggctccctgcatggagcctgcttctccctctgcctgtgtctctgcctctctctgtgtctctcatgaataaataaataaaatctttaaaaacaacaacgaACAAATGCTGTCTTAATTCAAAGTGTAAATACATAAAGCAGACAAAGGCAGAGTTGCTGCATTTGAGTTTGTTTGTGTTGGGGCCTGAGTCCTGTCCCCATGGCTTCTTTGTCCTCTTGTCTGCCTCTGGGGGGACTCCCAGAACTGCTTCCTTCTGGTCCAGCTTCAAATCCATTACCTAAGCCACAGCCAGCCAATGACTCTTCCCTGAAAGCTGTTCCAGCTTTTTGATCAAGCCTTTGAATGGAGCTTTGCCAGGATAACTCCCCACAGATCCAATTTCGGCAACAAGTGGCATTGAAATGCTAAAAGAAACACTAGCGATGAAATACAATGATTTTTGAGGACAGCTGCCAAATTCTTAGCTTTTGCATCTTGAGTGAATATtgagacttcttttcttttttaaaaattgtttttaaggtaTTGACTTTGCTACTCGTAAGATAGCCAAGTTGCTGAAGCCACAGAAAGTGATTGAGCAGAATGAAGATTCTTTTACCATCCACACCTACAGCAGCTTGAGGAACTACCTTGTTACATTTAAAGTTGGAGAAGAATTTGATGAGGATAATAAAGGCCTGGATAACAGAAAATGCaaggtaaaaaaaattcaaatgatagcATAGGCTCTTGATTTTGCAAGATTAACTGGGCCTTCTTGGTACCAGTTGAGGAGCCTGCCAGAGCAAACCAGCATCTTCTCCCCTCTCTCATCCAGAGCTTGGTCACTTGGGACAATGACAGACTCACCTGTATCCagaagggggagaagaagaacAGAGGCTGGACCCACTGGATGGAAGGAGACAAACTCCACTTGGTACTTACTACATTTTGTTCTTGCATCTAATGGGACTATGCGGCATGAAAGTTCCCACCATTCCAACCCACTGTTTTTGATTTGGCATGTGGGTTACCTCCCAGGCTCTGCCAGAGTgttctgcttttatctttttctttaaaaaaatattttatttatttattcatgggagacacacagagagagagagagagagagagaggcagagacacaggcagagggagaagcaggctccatgcagggagcccgatgcaggactcagtcccgggtctccaggatcacgccgtgggggGAAGatggcattaaaccactgagccacctgggctgcccataaaatAACTTTCTTGTTGAATTCATCatatattaattgaaaaatatatatactatattaaaatatttatatatacatatatatgcataataaagTAGCAAactggctgcataatattctatcaGGTTGGTGAACTAtcatttttggaaaacatttcCATAATTTCAGTGTCCAGGAATATTGTTTAAGGGTGTTTTCTGCTATTGCTTATATTCATGTAAATAGAGCTTTTTGCATCAATGGACTGATTTCCTTAGGAAGAATCCACAGGGAGTATCATTGTTAGAGGCACACATATTATTGCTGCTCAACTTAGTTGCCATACCCATTTCCAAAAGATTGTCTCATTGCTGATGCTACCAGCACTTCATGAGCATACAGGTTACAGCTCAAGCTGAtcaataatttctaaatataacTTAGAAGgtatagaggcacctggggggctcagatggttgagtgtccaactcaattttggctcaggtcttgatctcaggattgagtttaagcctcacattgggttccatggtgggtgtggagcctacttaagaaaaataaagaagagagaaggtaTAAAATTGTATATCAAAGCTTAATTATggctttttaaatgagaattgcTTCCTGCCATATAAATCATAACAGCTTACATCCTTTGAGCGATGCTTTTGTGCTCAATTACTGTACTAAATCTTTGTGCATTATCTCACTTGGTCTCCAAGACAGTCCTGTGAAAGGGAcactatttttccccatttacaaATTTAGAGATTGAGATTTAGAAATTTCCCAAGGCTGCCAAGTagagattcaaatccaggtctgacAAAAATGTGTACTTTCAACTCTGTGCCTTTTTGCCTCAATGTACGTGAAATCTAAGCCAAAAGACCCGTGGAAACAAAATTAGAGCATTTATCTTAAAACTGGATGTGGGTGGTCTTTGAGGGTCTGGGTAGTCTTTGATTACAAGGGCATTGGAGATATTTtgattcttggggtgcctgactggctcagacATAGAGCATGCCactcatggtctcagggttgtgagttcacaCCCCACGTTAGGTGTGGagcatacttaaaaattttttttttaaattttagatcaATCTTACACTCttctgaaaatagaaacaaaattaagaaacttgCCATCACAAAAATGTAATACAGAacttcaaagaaaacacaaatacatttgaGGATACAGATTAGTTGCTCTAAGAAGTACGTTCAAATTGCATGCATCCTCCCATGGCATATCCGTGAACTCTGCccaagcagaggggagaaggataCTCACAGGACAATCCCTCTATGCTGTGATATAATAGAGAATAAGTATTTGGTCTTCGTACCtggctcctaaaacccttggtgTCTCCAGAGTAATTAACGAGTGTCTCCTGTAGACTAATGAGATGATTGGTGGCTACAATCCCTCAGATGGGCAAAgatttaatcagtcatgcctACATAGCAAAACCTCCAGAAACATCCCTAACTGAGAGAATTCGAAGAGCTTCCTAGTTGGTGAAAACATTGACTTGCTGGGAGAATAGCATTCCTGGAGGGAGCATGGAACGCACCCCCATACTGTGTCCTGCATCTCCCTATTTGGCTGTATCCTTTATAGTAAATCTGTAAATAGTGTTTCTGTGAGGTGTTCTAGCAAATTACTGAAACTGAGGAGGGGGTCACGGGAATCCCATTAACAGCTGGTCGATCAGAAGTTCGGGTGGCCTAGGACTGGTGATTGATGTCTGAAGTaggggcagttttttttttttatattttatttatttattcatgagagtcacagaaagagagagagagaggcagagagagagaggcagagacacaggcaaagggagacacaggctccacgcagggagcctggtatgggactcgatcccgggtctccaggatcacgccctgggctgaaggcaggtgccaaactgctgagccacccgggctgcccagtaggGGCAGTTTTtgagactgagcccttaactGAGCCTGCACTAACTCTAGGTTGTTAGTGtcagaatcgaattgaattgttGGAGGCCCTGTTGGAAAAGATACCAAGtttttggtgtcagaagtgttgtgaataataataataataattattattattattattatttccatgtgCCCActcatcttctttctccttccattcctCCATATCCCTAGGAAATGTTCTGTGAAGGCCAAGTGTGTAAACAGACGTTCCAGAGAGCCTGAACTGCGTCCAGCAACAGAACCCACGTGTGACTGCAGTTGAATGTTGAATTCTATTCTAAAATGAAGAGATGCTAATCTGTCCTGGTTTGGTGATGGGAACTTGTGGTCAGAGACCTGTCCTACAGCCTGTACCAGAAGCCATTTACTCAGATTATGGGAAGACGTTCAGTTCAATAAACCTGTCCAATGACTCTGACTTTTTCTCCTAAATTTAGCATACCCCATTATTTTAAGTGTTTGAAAGCCTTCTAGGGGCACTATGGACACACTAATGAGCAGGATGTAATTCTGTCGTCAAGGTTTAGTgaggaaaatgggcaaaacaagCAGTCTGAACATCCAGCAGTGATAAGTACAGGCAGCTATGAGAGCTCAGTAGGGGAAGCCTGACTTTTGGGGATGGGTGAGTGGTGGCAGGGGTCAGGGGTAGCGGAGGCGATCTCTAGGCTCCAAACTGAAGCAAAGGTAGGCAGGAAGCATCGGGAAGCATTCTAGGTAAATGCCTGGGGGTTAAGTTGAAGGCAtgtttgaggaactgaaagaTTGTTTTTGCTACAGCAGGGGTATACATGGGTGGAGCGGCAAGAGATGTCAGGGGAGACTggcagggaaggcaggcaggggcaCAATTAGGAAGAATCTTGAACACTGGCTTACAGAGGTAAGATTTGTCCCCAAAGTAATAGGAAGATGGTGACTGGCATGAAGCAGGAGATCTGCACAGCCAGCTGGCTCACAGAAGGGAACCCCAAATGCATGTGGAAGAAGGGACTAGCGGTGTGGGACGCAATGCAGGCACCAGTTTAGAAAGCACTGCTAGCAATCCCAGTGTGAGGTGGTGGTGGTCAGGAGTGCCTGGCGCCCAAGTCTCAAATACAGTGAATGGGCTCAGGGCTGGAGAGAAATAGCTAATTACTTAGGACTCAGAATCCATCGTCCAAGGTTGGGATGATGGAAGGGGAAATCAAGGAAGATGCTCTATTTGGGGTTGAGGCGACTATAGGAAAGAAGGTTGAAGCTAATCAGaaagaagacaacacaaacaGAAGAATGAGCTCTGGCTTTTGAGGGACCTGTGCCTGGTGTAAGTTCAGCCATCAGGAGACAATGTCAAGCACATAAACTGCATATGGATGGAATTGCCTGGgacattgtttgtttgtttatgattttatttatatgtgatcTCTACACTTAAGGtaggcttgaacttacaaccctgagatcaagagtggcgtgttctaccgactgagccagccaggcgccctgggGACATTGTGTCCAAGTAAGAAGAGACAAATTGAGGTACAAAAGGGTGCTAGCAGGGGGGACCAGAGGGGCTGGAGAAACAGGGTGGCatcagggaagggaaggcaggacaCATTTCAGGGTCCAGGCAGTGGTGGGCGCTCGGGGAGATGCCCAAGGCAGCAATAAGTCAAGATGGATCCATCTGCctcagggaggaagggggggtgCACGGCTGGTTGCCCCCAGGGTGTGCCACGGGTGGAGGTGAGCAAGGACAGACAGCGAGTGTGTGGCTGAGAATTGGCAGGATGTGGGGGTGGTTTCAGGGAGGCTTGTGAGGGGGTGACCAGTTCAGACGGGGGACTGCGGGATCACGGAGTCAGCAGGAAAGTCAGGAGTGCTCCTGATGTGCTAGGCCCtcgggggtggaggggtgggggtggggctgtaAGTGGCTCCTCCTCCCGCGGAGAGCAGTGAGGAAGGCTCTGTGCCCTTCTGGCGCTCACAGGCTGCAGGCAATGACAGATTAAAGTCTGAGTATCAGATACAACTCTTGTTTCAGCTAACGGAAACCAACTTGTTAGTGTGATCTCAGAAGCCatgactttttaagattttatttattcgtgagagaggcagagagagagaggcagagacacaggcaaagggagaaacaggttccatgttttggagcctgatgtgggacttgatcccaggacttcaggatcacaccctgggccaaaggcaggcactaaaccactgagccacccagggatcccagaagccaTGGCTTTAGAGCCAGAGAAAGTCAGAAGGCTGTTGTGGATCCCATTAGATATTGTGAACCCACCAAACAGAAAGACCATGAAACCGACTGGGGCTAGAATCAGGCGGTAAATGGATTAGCTGAGGTTGCAGATTGACAGCCGACTGGGGAATCATGCGGTAAGTAATCTGAATCTGGGGCTGTGGGCTGTGCAGCCTCCCTTTTTTGGAAATCTCCTCCCTGATATGATGTCATTGCTTGGAGGCAATTCGAAACAATAGGCCCTTGCGGGAGGCAACATTTTCTcagcatttattaatttatctaaaCATGAGTAAATGTGCGAATGCCTGGAATttagcagtgaacaaaatgaaaaatttctccCCTCATGGACCTTCCATTCCCATgggagatagataataaatataagttaaaaatagagcgaatcaggggtgcctggatggtgcattgggttaagagtctgactcttgatttcagctcaggttgcaatctcagggttgtgtgatcgAGCCTTGTGCcttgtgtctctaataaataaataaaatcttataaaaaataaaataaaataaaataaagaaagcaaacataaaaaGACCTATCTTAGGGGCCCCTGATTGGCTCAACTGGAATAgcatgagactctttttttttttttttttttgacgattttatttatttattcatgagagacacagaaagagagagagagagggaggcagagacacagacagagggagaagcaggctccatcatgcaccgggagcgcgacgtgggactcgatcccgggtctccaggatcacgccctgagccaaaggcagatacccaaccactgagccacccaggcgtcccaaaaatgtttctttcaaaatcagttcctgagcgtccgcctttggctcagggtgtaatctcTGGATTCCGGAtcaggatggagccccgcattgggctccttgcggggagcctgcttctcgtgCGTCTCGgcgtctctgtgtgtctttcgtgaataaataaataacatcttaaaacgacaacaacaacaacacttcCTCACTTAAGCAGCACACATCACAGCGTACGATTGTTTACTTTCAATAGGACTGCGGAGATCTGTTTCTTCAGGCATTTCTTAGGAAAGTTTGAAGTGCTAGAAATCGAAGGGAAAAAGGCAACCTCCTGAGACCGTCCGCCTTCCCGCTCTCCAAGGAAAGGATGCGCACCCAGCGTCCTGGGGCCTTAGCTCGGCCTCAGACGGATCCCCGGTCCCCCGGGACGCccgcccttccctcctccctcctgcccctccccccgtagccccctcccccgcccgggcACCCGCCCGGCCCCAGGCGCCGCGCCCCCTCCACGGCGAGTCGGGGCAGGGCTTTGGTGGCCCCGCGGCTCCGGCCCAGTGGAGCGCCTGCGGGGCGTGGGGGCCGCGGGGCTCCCGCCGTCGGTCCCGGGCCTTGCTGCCGGGCGCCCTGGGCGCCGCCTGGGGGAGCTGCAGGGGGAGCTGCGGGGGGGAGCTGCGGGCTCCTCCCGCCGCTGAGGCTGCTCCGGGGTCCGGCGCCTGGCGGGGAGCGCCCCCTCCTGGCCCGCAGGCACCTGCGCCTCCGCGCCGCGGGCCGCTGCGCAGgccgggggtgcggggtgcgggtgcggggtgcggggtgggaGGCCCTCgctcttctttaattttttcagtgtttagATTTAGGATGTTTTCTTTACATAAcattacattttatcatttttaacagtttttaagaGTGCAgggcattaaaatattttattcatttattcatgagagacatagggagagaggcagagacacaggcagagggagaagcagggagccaggaTGGGGGACCTGGATGGagccctgaggggaaggcagagctcaaccgctgggccacccaggcctccAGAGCGCAGTGCATTTGCATTAAAGACACTCACATTGCTATGCCGccctcaccaccatccatctgcAGAATTTTCCATCCTCCCAAattgaaactctgtccccattaaacattAACGCCCCAAACCCGTCCTTCcgcagctcctggcaaccacaaCTCTGCTTTCTAGTTCTATGACTCTGACTACTCATATCAGTGgaataatatttgtcctttgggGCTGGCTTATTTCCTATAGCTTTcatttctgagattcatccatgctacagcatgtgtcagaactCCCTTTTAAaggtggaataatattccattggattgTCTGGATGTAGCCCATTTTGAGTATCCATTCATCCTCCTATGGAtgcttgggttgtttccacattttggtgATGGTGAATAacactgctgtgaacatgggtgtacaaatatccgTTGGAAT contains the following coding sequences:
- the RBP7 gene encoding retinoid-binding protein 7 isoform X3 → MPLPPYGVAKSSASQDCLIGIDFATRKIAKLLKPQKVIEQNEDSFTIHTYSSLRNYLVTFKVGEEFDEDNKGLDNRKCKSLVTWDNDRLTCIQKGEKKNRGWTHWMEGDKLHLEMFCEGQVCKQTFQRA
- the RBP7 gene encoding retinoid-binding protein 7 isoform X1 — translated: MPADLSGTWNLLSSDNFEGYMLALGKWRKAESFASVSFFPIVVGSMCSVCQSGVSWGGIFCSPFNLIPISFLVLMRIDFATRKIAKLLKPQKVIEQNEDSFTIHTYSSLRNYLVTFKVGEEFDEDNKGLDNRKCKSLVTWDNDRLTCIQKGEKKNRGWTHWMEGDKLHLEMFCEGQVCKQTFQRA
- the RBP7 gene encoding retinoid-binding protein 7 isoform X2, with protein sequence MPADLSGTWNLLSSDNFEGYMLALGIDFATRKIAKLLKPQKVIEQNEDSFTIHTYSSLRNYLVTFKVGEEFDEDNKGLDNRKCKSLVTWDNDRLTCIQKGEKKNRGWTHWMEGDKLHLEMFCEGQVCKQTFQRA